From a single Microbacterium terrisoli genomic region:
- a CDS encoding VWA domain-containing protein: protein MVRSFHRVPAHTARYGRYSGGDPLAPPVPVQQALEAIGADVMAGVSAERAMREYLRRGGSGRQGLDDLARRVRERRAELVSRHRLDGTLQEVRQLLDRAVLEERKRLATDVQLDDDARAFAEMRLENLPPSTAAAVNDLADYDWQSPAARADYDKIRELLGRELLDQRFAGMKQALENATDADRQAIREMLDDLNALLDKRRLGEDTQADFDEFMRKHGAQFPENPQNLDELMDALAQRSAAAQRMLNSMSPEQRDELMNLAAQAFGSPELMQSLSLLDDNLRALRPGEDWTGSASFSGDEPMGLGEATGVMQDLSDLDALAEQLGQVYPGARMDDIDLDALARLVGDDAAVNARALRDLEQQLRDTGMLQRASDGSLRLTPKAMRQLGRALMWDVATRQSARSGRRETRNAGAAGDRTGATREWAYGDTEPWDIPRTVSNAVLRTIASGGDASHGVRLDTRDVEVVETEQRTTAAVALLVDTSFSMAMDDRWVPMKRTALALHHLISTRFRGDDLQLIAFSRYAEVVDIEQLTAKDAVWDKGTNLHHALLLAERHFRRHPTAQPVLLIVTDGEPTAHLEPNGEVFFSYPPDPYTVAVTVRELDTVQRMGAQTTFFRLGDDPSLAQFIDALAARADGRVVAPELADLGRAVVDSYLGARPGRSGTPEDLGGMLRGRSWWW, encoded by the coding sequence ATGGTGCGCAGCTTCCACCGCGTGCCCGCGCACACGGCACGGTACGGCAGGTATTCCGGCGGCGATCCGCTGGCCCCGCCGGTGCCCGTGCAGCAGGCGCTCGAAGCGATCGGCGCCGACGTGATGGCCGGCGTCTCGGCCGAGCGTGCGATGCGCGAATACCTGCGCCGCGGGGGTTCCGGCCGGCAGGGGCTCGACGATCTGGCGCGCCGCGTGCGCGAGCGGCGGGCCGAGCTGGTGAGCAGGCACCGCCTGGACGGCACCCTGCAAGAGGTGCGTCAGCTGCTGGACCGAGCGGTGCTCGAAGAGCGCAAGCGCCTCGCCACCGACGTGCAGCTCGACGACGACGCGCGGGCCTTCGCCGAGATGCGGCTCGAGAACCTGCCGCCCAGCACCGCCGCGGCGGTGAACGACCTCGCCGATTACGACTGGCAGAGCCCCGCCGCACGGGCCGACTACGACAAGATCCGCGAGCTGCTCGGTCGCGAGCTGCTCGATCAGCGCTTCGCGGGCATGAAGCAGGCGCTCGAGAACGCGACGGATGCCGATCGCCAGGCCATCCGCGAGATGCTCGACGATCTGAACGCCCTGCTCGACAAGCGTCGGCTCGGCGAAGACACCCAGGCTGACTTCGACGAGTTCATGCGCAAGCACGGCGCGCAGTTCCCCGAGAATCCACAGAATCTCGACGAGCTCATGGACGCTCTCGCGCAGCGCTCGGCGGCCGCGCAGCGGATGCTCAACTCGATGAGTCCCGAACAGCGCGACGAGCTGATGAACCTGGCGGCGCAGGCGTTCGGCTCCCCCGAGCTCATGCAGTCGCTCTCGCTCTTGGACGACAACCTGCGCGCGCTGCGACCCGGCGAGGACTGGACGGGTTCGGCATCCTTCTCCGGCGACGAGCCGATGGGGCTCGGTGAGGCGACAGGCGTGATGCAGGACCTGTCCGACCTCGATGCGCTCGCCGAGCAGCTGGGGCAGGTGTACCCGGGCGCGCGCATGGACGACATCGACCTCGATGCGCTGGCCCGCCTGGTCGGCGACGATGCCGCCGTGAACGCCCGCGCTCTGCGCGATCTCGAGCAGCAGCTGCGCGACACCGGCATGCTGCAGCGGGCCTCGGACGGCTCGCTGCGGCTGACGCCGAAGGCGATGCGCCAGCTGGGGCGGGCGTTGATGTGGGATGTCGCGACCCGCCAATCGGCCCGGTCGGGGCGCCGCGAGACGCGCAACGCGGGTGCGGCCGGTGACCGCACCGGTGCGACGCGCGAATGGGCGTACGGCGACACCGAGCCGTGGGACATCCCACGCACGGTCTCCAACGCGGTGCTGCGCACGATCGCGTCCGGCGGCGACGCTTCGCACGGTGTGCGGCTCGACACCCGCGACGTCGAGGTCGTCGAGACCGAGCAGCGCACGACCGCCGCCGTGGCGCTGCTGGTGGACACGTCGTTCTCGATGGCGATGGACGACCGATGGGTGCCCATGAAGCGCACGGCGCTGGCACTGCACCATCTGATCTCCACGCGCTTTCGCGGCGACGACCTGCAGCTGATCGCGTTCTCGCGGTACGCCGAGGTGGTCGATATCGAGCAGCTCACGGCGAAAGATGCCGTGTGGGACAAGGGCACGAACCTGCACCATGCGCTGCTGCTGGCCGAGCGGCACTTCCGTCGGCATCCGACGGCGCAGCCGGTGCTGCTGATCGTGACCGACGGCGAGCCCACCGCGCACCTCGAGCCGAACGGCGAGGTGTTCTTCTCGTACCCGCCCGATCCGTACACGGTGGCCGTCACCGTGCGCGAACTCGATACCGTGCAGCGGATGGGCGCGCAGACCACGTTCTTCCGCCTCGGCGATGACCCCTCGCTGGCGCAGTTCATCGACGCGTTGGCCGCTCGGGCCGACGGCCGGGTCGTCGCCCCAGAACTTGCCGACCTCGGTCGCGCCGTCGTCGACAGCTATCTCGGGGCGCGGCCGGGACGGTCGGGCACGCCCGAGGACCTCGGGGGCATGCTGCGCGGTCGATCCTGGTGGTGGTAG
- a CDS encoding sigma 54-interacting transcriptional regulator encodes MTSSPPEITTTGQLRASGHVHRPLRAELRENLLAALADGPDPWPGIHGFDTTVIPQLERALIAGHDIVLLGERGQGKTRLLRSLVGLLDEWSPVIAGSELGEHPYQPVTPASLRRAAELGDDLPVAWRHRSERYAEKLATPDTSVADLIGDVDPIRVAEGRSLGDPETIHYGLVPRSHRGIVAINELPDLAERIQVSLLNVMEERDIQIRGYVLRLDLDVLIVATANPEDYTNRGRIITPLQDRFGAEIRTHYPPTIDEEVAVIRQEAELVADVPEYLLEILARFTRNLRESDAVDQRAGVSARFAIAGAETIAAAALHRATRQHEPEAVARPVDLETAVDVLGGKIEFETGEEGRERAILEHLLRTAVAETARAHLSGIDATVLVDALHGRSGGPAAATVMTGEQVPAADVLAAMPVLGESDLFDRVAGRLDAHTPGERAGALELLLESLYLERLIGKESAGGETVYG; translated from the coding sequence ATGACCTCATCGCCTCCCGAGATCACCACGACCGGTCAGCTGCGCGCATCGGGCCACGTGCATCGCCCGCTGCGCGCTGAGCTGCGCGAGAACCTGCTGGCAGCGCTCGCCGACGGACCCGATCCGTGGCCGGGCATCCACGGGTTCGACACCACGGTCATCCCGCAGCTGGAGCGGGCGCTGATCGCCGGCCACGACATCGTGCTCCTGGGGGAGCGCGGCCAGGGCAAGACGCGCCTGCTGCGCAGCCTCGTCGGCCTGCTCGACGAATGGTCGCCGGTCATCGCCGGGTCCGAGCTCGGCGAGCATCCGTACCAGCCGGTGACACCGGCATCCCTTCGTCGTGCCGCCGAACTCGGCGACGACCTGCCCGTCGCGTGGCGCCACCGCTCCGAGCGCTATGCCGAGAAGCTCGCGACGCCCGACACCTCGGTCGCCGACCTCATCGGCGACGTGGACCCGATCCGCGTCGCCGAAGGGCGGTCGCTGGGCGACCCCGAGACCATCCACTACGGGCTCGTGCCGCGCAGCCACCGCGGCATCGTCGCGATCAACGAGCTGCCCGACCTGGCCGAGCGCATCCAGGTGTCGCTGCTGAACGTGATGGAGGAGCGCGACATCCAGATCCGCGGCTATGTGCTGCGCCTCGACCTCGACGTGCTCATCGTCGCCACCGCCAACCCCGAGGACTACACCAACCGCGGGCGCATCATCACACCGCTGCAGGACCGCTTCGGCGCCGAGATCCGCACGCACTACCCGCCCACCATCGACGAGGAGGTGGCGGTGATCCGTCAGGAGGCCGAGCTGGTCGCCGATGTGCCGGAGTACCTGCTCGAGATCCTCGCGCGGTTCACCCGCAACCTTCGGGAATCGGATGCCGTGGACCAGCGCGCCGGGGTCTCTGCGCGTTTCGCGATCGCCGGTGCCGAGACGATCGCGGCGGCCGCACTGCACCGCGCGACGCGGCAGCACGAGCCTGAGGCCGTCGCCCGACCCGTCGACCTCGAGACGGCCGTGGACGTGCTCGGCGGCAAGATCGAGTTCGAGACGGGTGAGGAGGGGCGTGAGCGGGCCATCCTCGAGCATCTGCTGCGCACGGCGGTGGCCGAGACCGCCCGGGCGCATCTGAGCGGCATCGACGCCACCGTGCTCGTGGATGCGCTGCACGGCAGGTCGGGGGGACCGGCGGCCGCCACGGTCATGACCGGCGAACAGGTGCCGGCTGCCGACGTGCTGGCCGCGATGCCCGTGCTGGGGGAGTCCGATCTGTTCGACCGGGTCGCCGGCCGGCTCGATGCGCACACACCGGGCGAGCGCGCCGGCGCCCTCGAGCTGCTGCTCGAATCGCTCTACCTCGAACGGCTGATCGGCAAAGAGAGCGCCGGGGGAGAGACCGTCTATGGCTGA
- a CDS encoding class I SAM-dependent methyltransferase, translating to MVDGNPIAAGWDRTYLGTPPWDIGRPQPAFLAAADELAGTVVEFGCGTGEQTLLAARRGARAIGLDISSRAIARAQAKAAAAGLAAQFEVADVLDAASLPADLEAVADLVIDSGTFHMFGAHDRHRYAASAERVLTPSGRCMLLTVRPDPARSWGPPGVTPAEAVASFGERWRIVDVTDTSFETTSPLGSIPASLIVLGPA from the coding sequence ATGGTCGACGGCAATCCGATCGCTGCGGGGTGGGATCGCACCTACCTGGGCACCCCGCCCTGGGACATCGGCCGCCCGCAGCCGGCGTTCCTCGCCGCAGCGGACGAGCTGGCCGGCACTGTCGTCGAGTTCGGGTGCGGCACCGGCGAGCAGACGCTGCTGGCCGCCCGGCGCGGTGCGCGGGCCATCGGGCTCGACATCTCGTCGCGGGCGATCGCGCGGGCACAGGCGAAGGCTGCGGCCGCCGGGCTCGCCGCCCAGTTCGAGGTCGCCGACGTTCTGGATGCCGCGTCCCTGCCCGCCGATCTCGAGGCGGTCGCCGATCTTGTGATCGATTCGGGTACGTTCCACATGTTCGGCGCACATGACCGGCACCGGTATGCGGCATCGGCCGAGCGGGTCCTCACGCCCTCGGGTCGGTGCATGCTGCTGACCGTACGGCCCGACCCCGCACGATCCTGGGGCCCTCCCGGAGTGACCCCGGCCGAGGCGGTGGCCTCATTCGGAGAGCGATGGCGGATCGTCGACGTCACCGACACCTCCTTCGAGACGACGTCGCCTCTGGGCTCGATTCCGGCGAGCTTGATCGTGCTCGGCCCGGCGTAG
- a CDS encoding aldo/keto reductase yields MQYRPFGRTGIHVSPFALGAMMFSSFGNSDQREVDTMVGRALDAGINFVDTVDAYGDSEEMLGRALKGRRDDIVLASKFALAQGDDPNRRGGSRRWIMTAVENSLRRLQTDHLDVYQMHRPDPDTDIEETLAALTDLVRSGKVRVIGTSDMPASDIVEAQWISQRRGLERFRSEQPHYSLLDRSIEREVLPVAQRYGMGTVIWSPLASGMLTGRLRRGQESDLLRTRRFAALRDERRIDAVEQFIPLAEEAGMSLTHMALAFVIAHPGVTAALIGPRTIEQLDDLLAAAEVSLSDDVLDRIDAIVAPGTGIGRMDQEYDTPSIVSASLRRRPVAERSAQ; encoded by the coding sequence ATGCAGTATCGTCCGTTCGGCCGCACCGGCATCCATGTCTCACCGTTCGCCCTCGGCGCGATGATGTTCAGCTCGTTCGGCAACTCAGATCAACGCGAGGTGGACACGATGGTGGGCCGGGCCCTGGATGCCGGCATCAACTTCGTCGACACCGTCGACGCCTATGGCGACTCGGAAGAGATGCTCGGCCGGGCGCTCAAGGGTCGCCGCGACGACATCGTGCTCGCCTCGAAGTTCGCGTTGGCGCAGGGGGATGACCCCAATCGCCGGGGTGGCTCACGCCGCTGGATCATGACCGCCGTCGAGAACTCACTGCGTCGCCTGCAGACCGACCATCTCGACGTCTACCAGATGCACCGCCCCGACCCCGACACCGACATCGAAGAGACACTCGCGGCGCTGACGGATCTCGTGCGCAGCGGGAAGGTGCGGGTGATCGGCACCTCTGACATGCCGGCATCCGACATCGTGGAGGCGCAGTGGATCTCACAGCGCCGGGGCCTCGAGCGCTTCCGCAGCGAGCAGCCGCACTACTCCCTACTGGATCGCTCGATCGAACGCGAGGTGCTGCCGGTCGCGCAGCGCTACGGCATGGGCACGGTGATCTGGAGTCCGCTGGCCAGCGGCATGCTCACCGGCCGGCTGCGCCGCGGACAGGAGAGCGACCTGCTCCGCACGCGCAGGTTCGCGGCACTGCGGGATGAGCGGCGGATCGATGCGGTCGAGCAGTTCATTCCGCTCGCCGAAGAGGCGGGGATGTCGCTGACCCACATGGCTCTGGCCTTCGTGATCGCCCACCCCGGCGTGACCGCCGCGCTGATCGGTCCCCGCACGATCGAGCAGCTGGACGACCTGCTCGCCGCCGCGGAGGTGAGCCTCTCCGACGATGTGCTGGACCGGATCGACGCGATCGTCGCGCCCGGCACCGGAATCGGACGGATGGACCAGGAGTACGACACGCCGTCGATCGTCTCGGCGAGCCTGCGCCGCCGGCCGGTTGCGGAGCGGTCGGCTCAGTAG
- a CDS encoding TetR/AcrR family transcriptional regulator has translation MSQPIEQRVAAPRRKRADAERNTAAVLDAAKAVFAESGVDAPMRKIAARAGVGVGTIYRNYPHRSDLIIAVFRRELEATAAEADRLAEQFPPAQALRLWAERLGRFLATKRGFASALHSGDPAYRPLPDQFLGVLAPRVQNILDAGARDGTLRDDMRAEDLITALGRLGDSHPGDSADRAQRMTGVLLDGLLAAHARPESSA, from the coding sequence TTGAGTCAACCCATCGAGCAGCGCGTCGCGGCCCCTCGCCGCAAACGCGCCGACGCCGAGCGCAACACGGCGGCCGTACTCGACGCCGCCAAGGCGGTGTTCGCCGAGTCGGGCGTGGATGCGCCGATGCGCAAGATCGCGGCGCGGGCGGGCGTCGGGGTCGGGACCATCTACCGCAACTACCCGCACCGCTCGGATCTGATCATCGCGGTCTTCCGCAGGGAGCTGGAAGCCACCGCCGCCGAGGCGGACCGCCTGGCGGAGCAGTTTCCGCCCGCCCAGGCGCTGCGCCTGTGGGCCGAGCGCCTCGGCCGGTTCCTCGCCACCAAGCGCGGCTTCGCGAGCGCGTTGCACTCCGGCGACCCCGCATACCGGCCGCTGCCGGATCAGTTCCTCGGTGTGCTCGCTCCCAGAGTCCAGAACATCCTCGACGCCGGCGCGCGCGACGGCACCCTTCGCGACGACATGCGTGCCGAAGACCTCATCACCGCCCTCGGTAGGCTCGGCGACAGCCATCCGGGAGATTCCGCCGACCGTGCGCAGCGCATGACCGGCGTGCTGCTGGACGGCCTCCTGGCGGCCCACGCTCGGCCCGAGTCATCCGCCTGA
- a CDS encoding SDR family oxidoreductase, translating to MRYFITGASGWIGSAVSRELIAAGHRVSGLARSDASAEAMASFGADVVRGSLTDPDVLRDAASAADGVVHLAFTHDFNDFETASAINQAAVEAIASALEGSGKTLAIASGVAGLVQGRPATENDAGERPVLRQATERYVLALAGRGIRPLSLRFAPTVHGTGGDHGFIKTIAQIARQHGVSGYIGDGSARWAAVHRDDAAHLARLALESSEPGGVVHAVGEEGVPTKVIAEAVGARLGVPTASIAAEDAVEHFDWIGRFFGQDFSATSDITRARYGWEPTHPTLLEDIAAGGYDVPRADAA from the coding sequence ATGCGGTACTTCATCACCGGCGCGTCGGGTTGGATCGGCTCTGCCGTCAGTCGCGAACTCATCGCCGCAGGGCACCGGGTCAGCGGGCTCGCCCGCTCCGATGCGTCGGCCGAGGCGATGGCGTCATTCGGCGCGGACGTCGTGCGCGGCTCCCTCACCGATCCCGACGTGCTGCGGGATGCCGCGTCGGCGGCAGACGGCGTCGTGCACCTCGCCTTCACCCACGACTTCAACGACTTCGAAACGGCGTCGGCCATCAACCAAGCGGCGGTCGAGGCGATCGCATCGGCGCTCGAGGGCTCGGGCAAGACACTGGCGATCGCATCGGGCGTCGCGGGGCTCGTGCAAGGCAGGCCTGCCACCGAGAATGATGCCGGGGAGCGGCCGGTTCTTCGTCAGGCCACCGAGCGCTATGTGCTCGCGCTCGCCGGTCGTGGGATTCGTCCGCTCAGCCTGCGATTCGCGCCGACGGTGCACGGCACCGGCGGAGATCACGGCTTCATCAAGACGATCGCGCAGATCGCTCGGCAGCATGGCGTCTCGGGGTACATCGGCGACGGCAGCGCGCGGTGGGCGGCCGTGCATCGGGATGACGCGGCGCACCTCGCAAGGCTCGCGCTCGAGTCCTCTGAGCCGGGCGGGGTCGTGCACGCGGTCGGCGAAGAGGGAGTGCCGACCAAGGTGATCGCCGAGGCGGTCGGGGCGCGACTCGGCGTGCCGACGGCATCCATCGCCGCGGAGGATGCCGTCGAGCACTTCGACTGGATCGGCCGCTTCTTCGGTCAGGACTTCTCCGCGACCAGCGACATCACGCGCGCCCGCTACGGGTGGGAGCCGACGCACCCGACGCTGCTCGAAGACATCGCCGCGGGCGGCTACGACGTGCCGCGGGCAGACGCGGCCTGA
- a CDS encoding TetR family transcriptional regulator, which yields MGRWEPDAAGRLRRAAAELFGEQGLEATTVAAIAERAGVTERTFFRYFADKREVLFSDQEKFAAIFIDGVHSAPPDASALDAVAAGLYASLELFQPERRADSRIRNMVIAANPGLQERELLKMAGVADGMAAALRDRGVAEPSASIAARAGIAVLTSAFAAWLSDGETRELPELIAEGLTQLRALGGA from the coding sequence ATGGGGAGATGGGAACCGGATGCCGCGGGGCGGCTGCGGCGTGCCGCAGCCGAGCTGTTCGGCGAGCAGGGCCTCGAGGCCACGACCGTCGCGGCGATCGCCGAGCGTGCCGGCGTCACCGAGCGCACGTTCTTCCGCTACTTCGCCGACAAGCGCGAGGTGCTGTTCAGCGACCAGGAGAAGTTCGCGGCGATCTTCATCGACGGAGTGCACAGCGCTCCGCCAGACGCCTCCGCGCTGGATGCCGTCGCCGCCGGCCTGTACGCGAGCCTTGAGCTCTTCCAGCCCGAGCGACGCGCGGATTCGCGCATCCGCAACATGGTGATCGCCGCCAATCCCGGCCTCCAGGAGCGTGAGCTGCTCAAGATGGCCGGCGTGGCCGATGGGATGGCCGCCGCACTCCGCGATCGCGGCGTGGCGGAGCCGTCAGCCTCGATCGCGGCACGTGCGGGAATCGCGGTGCTCACCTCGGCGTTCGCCGCCTGGCTCTCCGACGGCGAGACACGCGAGCTGCCCGAACTGATCGCCGAGGGGCTCACTCAGCTGCGTGCGCTCGGTGGCGCCTGA
- the dnaB gene encoding replicative DNA helicase, with amino-acid sequence MSIADISDERLGAPREPERTPPHDILAEQSALGGMLLSKDAVADVIESLRGTDFYVPKHELIFEAILNLYSHGEPTDVITVTDELIKTGDLQRAGGADYLHTLTSIVPTAANAGYYASIVSERALLRRLVEAGTRIVQMGYNGQGEALDLVNSAQSEIYGVTGVEASEDYVPLTIAVDAAVDEIEAARGRDGQMTGIPTGFRELDDLTNGLHAGQMIVVAARPAMGKSTLALDFARSAAIKHEMPTIFFSLEMGRSEIAMRLLSAEGAIPLQNMRKGTLDQRDWTTVASVRGRINDAPLYIDDSPNMSLVEIRAKCRRLKQRVGLKMVVIDYLQLMSSGKRVESRQQEVSEFSRALKLLAKELQVPVIALSQLNRGPEQRQDKKPQVSDLRESGSIEQDADMVILLHRESVYDKDSRPGEADLIVAKHRNGPTATIEIAFQGHFSRFADMAPAGDFQ; translated from the coding sequence GTGTCGATCGCGGACATCTCCGATGAGCGCCTGGGGGCGCCGCGGGAACCGGAGCGCACGCCACCGCACGACATCCTCGCCGAACAGAGTGCGCTGGGCGGGATGCTGCTGTCGAAGGATGCCGTCGCCGACGTCATCGAGAGTCTGCGCGGCACGGACTTCTATGTGCCCAAGCATGAGCTGATCTTCGAGGCGATCCTCAATCTGTACTCGCACGGTGAGCCCACCGATGTGATCACGGTCACCGACGAGCTCATCAAGACCGGCGACCTGCAACGGGCCGGCGGTGCGGACTACCTGCATACGCTGACCTCGATCGTGCCGACCGCCGCCAACGCCGGCTATTACGCATCGATCGTCTCGGAGCGCGCGCTGCTGCGCCGCCTCGTCGAGGCGGGCACCCGCATCGTGCAGATGGGCTACAACGGCCAGGGCGAGGCGCTCGATCTGGTCAACAGTGCGCAGTCCGAGATCTACGGGGTGACCGGGGTCGAGGCATCCGAAGACTACGTGCCGCTGACGATCGCCGTCGATGCCGCCGTCGACGAGATCGAGGCCGCTCGCGGGCGCGACGGTCAGATGACCGGCATCCCGACCGGGTTCCGCGAGCTCGACGACCTGACCAACGGCCTGCACGCCGGACAGATGATCGTGGTGGCCGCCCGACCTGCGATGGGCAAGTCGACACTGGCTCTGGACTTTGCCAGGTCGGCGGCGATAAAGCACGAAATGCCCACCATCTTCTTCTCGCTCGAGATGGGGCGCAGCGAGATCGCGATGCGTCTACTGTCGGCTGAGGGCGCGATCCCGCTGCAGAACATGCGCAAGGGCACACTCGACCAGCGCGACTGGACGACCGTCGCCTCCGTGCGCGGGCGCATCAACGACGCGCCGCTCTACATCGACGACAGCCCCAACATGTCGCTGGTCGAGATCCGCGCGAAGTGTCGGCGGCTCAAGCAGCGCGTCGGGCTGAAGATGGTCGTGATCGACTACCTGCAGCTGATGTCCAGCGGCAAGCGGGTCGAGTCGCGTCAGCAAGAGGTCAGCGAGTTCTCGCGAGCGCTGAAGCTGCTCGCGAAGGAGCTGCAGGTGCCGGTGATCGCACTGTCGCAGCTGAACCGTGGTCCCGAGCAGCGGCAGGACAAGAAGCCGCAGGTGTCGGACTTGCGTGAGTCGGGCTCGATCGAGCAGGACGCCGACATGGTGATCCTGCTGCATCGTGAGTCGGTCTACGACAAAGACAGCCGGCCCGGCGAGGCCGACCTGATCGTGGCCAAGCACCGAAACGGTCCGACCGCGACGATCGAGATCGCCTTCCAGGGCCACTTCTCGCGCTTCGCCGACATGGCTCCCGCGGGCGACTTCCAGTAG
- a CDS encoding chaplin family protein: MNTFVKRALLGTLLAGGITLAGSMAANAAETTGDGGILSGTQSVISLNAPVSVVGNAISAIGDTLAGTTDAAPATQPADTTSATPSATTSGQEGTGSGSQAAITVRAPITVTGTAVSLIGDPTAENSGSSTTAPAPAPAPAPVAVSTSGADGVLSGTQAPIGIDAPVTVSGNAISLFGDSQSATTQAPADTTDATADAATAPTASSEAITDGTDGVASGTQVDAPVTIPVAVDGNALSAIGDSQATGTTGTTPASDTGQLGDAFTDGTDGPLSGTQALAPITAPITASGNALSVIGDSQTTGTTGTTPAPAASQLGDAFTDGTDGPLSGTQALAPITAPITASGNALAVIGDSQTTTTGATGTTPADGTTLGGLGGLGGLGEILTSGTGGILSGTQIALPVNVPITIGDNAISVIGDSTTVTDPGAPGTNPGTNPGTNPGTNPGTNPGTNPGTNPGTNPGTNPGTNPGTNPGTNPGTNPGTNPSGPTIEPAAVTDTTQNLAAPVSTTGELAETGGALPMGALLAGLGLLILGALPALRRRRTA, from the coding sequence ATGAATACGTTTGTCAAGCGCGCCCTGTTGGGCACGCTTCTTGCCGGGGGCATCACGCTCGCCGGCAGCATGGCCGCCAATGCGGCCGAGACGACGGGGGACGGCGGAATTCTGTCGGGAACCCAAAGCGTCATCTCACTCAACGCTCCCGTGAGCGTCGTCGGCAACGCCATCTCGGCGATCGGCGACACCCTCGCGGGAACGACTGACGCCGCGCCGGCCACACAGCCGGCCGATACGACGTCTGCAACTCCGTCTGCGACCACGTCCGGCCAGGAGGGCACCGGCTCGGGGTCGCAGGCGGCCATCACCGTCCGCGCGCCGATCACCGTGACCGGCACTGCGGTTTCGCTGATCGGCGATCCCACCGCCGAGAACTCGGGTTCGTCGACCACCGCACCGGCCCCGGCGCCGGCACCGGCACCGGTCGCCGTCTCGACGTCGGGTGCAGACGGTGTGCTCTCGGGCACGCAGGCGCCGATCGGCATCGATGCGCCCGTCACCGTGAGCGGCAATGCGATTTCGCTCTTCGGCGACAGCCAATCGGCGACGACGCAGGCACCGGCGGACACGACCGACGCGACGGCGGATGCCGCAACCGCTCCCACCGCCTCGTCGGAGGCGATCACCGACGGCACCGACGGCGTAGCCAGCGGCACGCAGGTCGACGCGCCAGTCACCATCCCAGTGGCCGTCGACGGCAACGCCCTCTCCGCGATCGGCGACAGCCAGGCCACCGGGACGACAGGCACCACTCCGGCATCGGACACCGGCCAGCTCGGCGACGCCTTCACCGACGGCACCGACGGCCCCCTCAGCGGCACCCAGGCGCTCGCACCCATCACCGCACCCATCACCGCCAGCGGCAACGCCCTCTCGGTGATCGGCGACAGCCAAACCACCGGGACGACAGGCACCACTCCGGCGCCAGCCGCCAGCCAGCTCGGCGACGCCTTCACCGACGGCACCGACGGCCCCCTCAGCGGCACCCAGGCGCTCGCACCCATCACCGCACCCATCACCGCCAGCGGCAACGCCCTCGCCGTGATCGGCGACAGCCAAACCACCACCACCGGGGCGACAGGCACCACTCCGGCAGACGGGACGACGCTGGGCGGCCTTGGCGGTCTTGGCGGTCTTGGGGAGATCCTCACCTCGGGCACCGGCGGGATCCTCAGCGGCACGCAGATCGCGCTGCCGGTGAACGTCCCGATCACGATCGGCGACAACGCGATCTCGGTCATCGGTGACAGCACGACCGTCACCGACCCCGGCGCCCCGGGCACCAACCCGGGCACGAACCCGGGCACCAACCCCGGCACCAACCCCGGCACGAACCCCGGCACGAACCCCGGCACGAACCCGGGCACCAACCCCGGAACGAACCCGGGCACCAACCCGGGGACCAACCCGGGGACCAACCCCGGCACCAACCCGGGCACCAACCCGAGTGGACCCACCATCGAACCCGCAGCAGTGACGGACACCACACAAAACCTCGCCGCTCCGGTTTCAACGACTGGAGAGCTCGCCGAAACCGGCGGGGCACTGCCGATGGGTGCGCTCCTGGCCGGACTCGGGCTCCTCATCCTCGGAGCGCTCCCCGCACTCCGCAGGCGCCGCACGGCGTAA
- the rplI gene encoding 50S ribosomal protein L9: protein MAKLILTNEVAGLGSAGDVVEVKNGYARNYLIPQGFAVTWSRGGEKQVASIRAARDSRAIHDHEEAVALKDALESNKVKLTMKAGAEGRLFGAVKTGDIADAVKAAGLGDLDKRKIHITAPIKAIGEHEATIRLRDELTAVITLQVVAAK, encoded by the coding sequence ATGGCAAAACTGATTCTCACGAATGAGGTCGCAGGTCTCGGCAGCGCCGGTGACGTGGTCGAGGTCAAGAACGGGTACGCCCGCAACTACCTCATCCCCCAGGGTTTCGCGGTGACGTGGAGTCGCGGTGGCGAGAAGCAGGTGGCGTCGATTCGCGCCGCCCGTGACTCCCGTGCGATCCACGACCACGAAGAGGCCGTGGCCCTCAAGGACGCCCTCGAGTCGAACAAGGTCAAGCTGACCATGAAGGCCGGTGCCGAAGGCCGTCTGTTCGGCGCCGTCAAGACCGGCGACATCGCCGACGCGGTCAAGGCCGCCGGTCTGGGCGACCTGGACAAGCGCAAGATCCACATCACCGCGCCGATCAAGGCCATCGGTGAGCACGAGGCGACGATTCGTCTGCGCGACGAACTGACCGCCGTGATCACGCTGCAGGTCGTCGCCGCCAAGTAA